The Candidatus Bathyarchaeota archaeon genomic interval CATGCGGATCAGAGGTAAAGTTAGTTACTTCCAGCTTGTGGTGGAAGACCAAATCAAGGACTTAGAGGGCTTAACGCTAAGAGCTTCAAAGATTGATCGTTCTATGTCATCAAGTTTAGAATCCATTAAAGACCGTCTAAAAAACCTCGTTGGGATGTGATAGCATACGAGAATCTACCAAAACAGTGTACAGCTCATAGGGCTTGGTTCAGCTGGAACTAACATAGTAGAAACTTTCCTGACCAACAAAAAAACCCGCGAACTAGTTGGGAATGACCTTACCCGTCTTTCCCTTTTGGCAATCGACATTGCTGACCCTGAAATCCGCAGCCTCCAAGAAACCCATGAGCAAATACAACGACAGATGATAAAAGCAGGCATACCCCGTGAACGCATGCGCCTTATCGCGCAGTCCGTCAAGTTCCCCACTGCCGAAGCAATGTTTGACTTCATCAACCAGAAATATGGTGAATACCTCATAGGGGAAGGCTCAAAGCTAGAAAACTTTGTTCCTTGGCTCCAAAGCACAATGGCCATTCCTCCTATGGCTGGCGGGGCAGGACGCAGACGCGCACTTGCCAAAGCTATCTACGCCTTAAACTATTACCAACTCGGAATCATCCGAAACGCCATAAACTCTTTCAAAGAACAGGCGCTTTCATCAATTGTCACCCCCACGGTGGCTGTGGTTTACGGTTTAGGCGGAGGAACTGGCAGCGGAGTATTCTTCGACTTCGTTAAACACCTTCGAAAAGTTTTAGGCTCAGGCGTCGCCATAATCGCGTTTGTCATTACCCCCTGTGGCGGAGATGACCCCCCAGCAAAAGGTTGCTCCTCCTTTGTCGCCTTAAACGAACTCAACCTCATGCTCAACAAAGACTACAACGAATACGTCATCAAAGAATTCGGCGAACCCTACCGCAACCCCCTCAACGCACTCATCTATTTACCCTTGCTCCCTGCATTCTCCAAAGTCGGCAACATCGTGAGTGCTCGACGGGAAATGGACGAAATGGTTGTGGACTTGCTTTATGTGCTGATGGACTTTGACTTAGCAGACCTCTTAGGCGGCATAGGCACCGAAGTCGGCTTAACTAACAACTCTGCACACACCTTAGGCATGACCAAAGTCATTTACCCCGTTGAAGACTACATCCTTGCCTACAAACTCAAATTTGAATCCATGCAGATGCTTCAAGACTCCCGCAAAGAAAAACTGGACATACTCGACGAAATAAACAGCGTCATAAAAGTCGACAGCGACGTAACTCGGGAACTCTTCAAGAATTACCTCATCAAAGCAGGCACCTTTAACGAGGACCAATTTGACGACAAACTCAAAACCATCATAAACAGCAACCCACGCCTCGAAGACGATACTATCCTGCACGTGAAGGGTGTAGAAATCCAAGTTAAAAACTGGATAAACGACATCATGCAGTTCCTAGCTACCATCAAGCTCATGGGCAAGACTGGTCCCATCGAGCAATCCATCATTGACTTAACCCTTAAAAAAGAGGGCACACGCAAGATGGATAACCTCGAATCGCTGCTTACCAACCTCACCAAGACCTATCTGGACTTTTTCGATAAGAAAGCCCAAATCGTAGAACGCCTCAACCAACTCATACCCAGCTCGCAAATCTTCACATTAAGACAAAAGAAGGTACTCGGAGACCTCGTCAACATCGCCGAACTCGCCGATAAATCGCTAAGAATCCTCAAATTCTACGATGAAACCCGCTACGTCACCGACGCGCTTTTACGCTACTATGAAGCGCTGCCCGAATGTCAGGCAGAAATCCAAGAGCTAAAAGACATCCAAAACGAACTCGCCACCATCTACCTAATCATCCAACTTATGCTGCGAACACCCTCTGACGAAGTCAGAATGATCGATGAACACCTCACATACATCAACGAAATCCTCGACAGACGCCTGCAGAAACGTGGCGACTTCGACAATGAAGTCATGCGCGTCCAAGAAATCAAGAAACGCAAAGAATTCGATAAAACAAAGCTGGAACGCCAAGTCCGCAAATTCTTAAGTAGCAAACGCTACGCCCGCGAGCAGCTCCTCGGCATCGACCGTGAACTCAAACGCGTCGAACAGGAAGAAGCCTTCGCGCTTGAGAACTTAGACAAAGTTGACAACACCATTAAGCTCTACGAGAAACTCTCTAAACGCTTTGAGTTGGTGGCTGAATATCGTAAGCGCCTCAACAAAATCGTTGACCTGCATGATGAATACAAGGCAAAAATCGCCGAGATTGTCGCGCCGAAACGTTACTTCGAGAAGAACGCTGACCTCACCGAGCGGGAACAACTCAAAATCATCTTCAAAATCCTAACCGAGCAAGAAGAGAACCTTACCCGAGATGTCATCTACAAAGACATCCTAGACTTAGACCACTTCAAAGACTACATGAAGAGTGTTGTCCGCGCTTTCAAAACACCCAGCATCATGGGCTTCAAACCAACCTACAAAACTGACTACCTCTGGGTCACCATCGCTACACCGCCCAAAATGTGGACCGAAGACATGTCACAGGAAATCTACACTTCCCTTGCAGGCTACGTTACCAGCGAAGTCAGCAGAACCGTTACTGTTCGTGTACTTGAGTCACGTGACGAATGGATAACCCGCATCATGGTTGTTGCAGGACGCGGTAAACCCGAAGACATGGAAGCCTTCGACGAAATGCAGTTACTGTTCAGCAAATCCAGCGACTTCGAACGCTACCTCTCACGCAGCTATCTACTTGAACACGGCGTACACGCAGGGCAAATCATCAAAAAACTCGAATATCTCAACGGCAACGTCAACGGCTCAAGCCAACCAAACAACAATAAACGATAATAATCCACGCAGCTTTTTGCTGCCTCCCTTAATTTTTATTTTAGCAATTAGACATAGACGCAAGTCTGTTTCTGCAGAATATGACTTGAGGGAGCGATAACTATCTAAAAAGAGTGCTTAACTCTATTTAGCCGCTGTTTTTCTTGCTCTGGACGTACGTTTAGGTTTGGTTGCGGTTTTCTTTGGTTTGGTTTTTTCTTGAGTAGGTTGCGTCTCGGCTTTTTTGGTTCGGCGGCTGCGTTTAGGCTTCTCCGGGGCAGTTTCAGTTTCCATGCTTTGGGGCGCTGCAACTTGGGCTTCTACTGTTGGCGTCGGTGCAATTGGCTCCTCTGGTATATTTGGCTCTTCAGGGAGCGGGGGCGCTGGCACTTCTACAGGTTGTTCTTTTGGTGCCTCCGCAGGTGGCGCGGGTTGGGTTATTTGAATTACCTGCCAATCATCCGTAATCCAGCCCTTTTCAACGGCTTGGGTTTTGAGGGCTGCCGATTTCTTCTCTAACTCGGAAAACAACGGCGATGTGTCAAATCCGCCTATGAATAGTGCGATGTCAATGCGGTCGGTTAAATCTTGGGTGTAGATGGGTTCGGTTATGTAGATGGATTTGAGTTTCGCTTTATCCTTGAACCAGTCGGCTATGGTTAGCTCGATTTTGCCTACGGGTAGCTTGTCTTTGAGATTTAACGGCAGACGAATTAGACCATAGAGAACAGTGGCTGTGGAGAGGTCAAAGCCTGTGAAGGGCTTAAGCATGGCGGTGTTTAGCATGTTTTCTATGTTGCCATAGATTTTGAGGCTGGCACCCGTTATAAGTATAGGCGTGAAGAGTTGATTGCCGAAGTTTTTGGATAACTCGGAAACTTCATCCACCAAAGTGTCTTTACTTATGCACATATTCACCAAATAGTTTGCGACGGTGCTGCCTTTGATGGGTTTTCCCTGTCGGTCTACCCCCTGATAGCTTTCGAGGAGGTCACGGTCCATCAGCAGAACAGTTGCGCCCTCTATGGTTTGGCAAGCTTGCAACGCCGCGAAGGTGTTGAATTGGGCGTCTGCAGGCTGCACACGCGAAGGCAAAACCGCTATCCCCAACGCATCCTGATTGAGGGTTTTTAGCTTCTTTATATTAGTGGGCAGGGCTGCGGAGCCAATGCCATCCCAGACCGACGCGAAAACCACCGCGCCATGTAGCTTCTCGATTGACCTCTTTTTTAGGCTCTCAAGGATGGTTTCATCGCTTGTAAGCGCTGGTTGTATGTTGTAATAGAAGTGGGTTTCGACTTTTTGGTCTTCAAACCCTAAAATGTGATGTACATAGAATCCTCGGGGAATCATTCGGTAGATTTCGTCGCCGTCTTTTTCTACCAAAATGGGCAGTGGTCCACCTTTGCTGATTGTGGGGCCCCTTAAAAGCAGTTTAATGGGGTATTCTCCTGCGCATATAACGGCTTGTTTAGGTAAAAGCGGCTTAAGCGATTCAATATGTTTCTCTACGCTTGCCAGTATGTTAAAACTGCCTTTTCCATCTTTCATCCGAGGTACCTACATAAGGTTTAAGAGCAGTTTACTCAAAATAAGGTTTTAGGTTGATCGCTTGACTAAGGCTCCCAAAAGACCTTCTGGTTTAAGTGTTTGGTACAACGCTTCAAAACAGAAACGAAAAGAAAAAGAAGAACAGCAACGCAATCAGGAGCCAGGCTCACTGAAATGGCTCACCCTAATCATAACGCTAGTCGCCATGTCGGTGGGCATGTCGATTTTGCCCCTTTTTCCCCAGCCGCTTCCCATATTCCTCGCTGTACTGGTAGCATTCATTACCTATCAGGTCCCCCGTGTTGGAATGCCAATTGGCGGCTTCATCCTCGGGTTAGGCTTACTCTATCATTTAGCCGAATTGTACTTCATCTCATTTTTAGGCGACACTGCCGTCCGAGTTGCATTCATCGTCATCTGGATGGCGCTTTTCATCATCCCCCCTGCTCTCTTTAACCGCTACAGAAGCGCCTTAGCCATCGACTTCGGTATCCTCGCGGTCGCAGCCCTTTTCTCCGCGCCTCTCTACTTCATGGCAATCCCTCTAATCATTGCTTCAGCGGTTTTCTTCAAAAAATACGTGGGCTTCACAGTCATCTACTATGTGTTGCTCTCGGTGCCCCTGCAAATTATGCAGTACTACCAATACACCGTGTTGCCAATAGTCGAAGATGAGTGGTGGCTTGAAGCAGGTTCCGCCCCGCCTCTGCTTGTCCCCCTAACCGACATCGCCAAAGACCTCAACATCTCCATGAGCCAATTTCGACTCTATGATGTGTCGCAGGCCTTCTACTCCATTGCTGGCCAAACCACTTGGACCCCTGACTGGAGCGGTCGCTCCATAGCAGACGCAGTTGTCCAATATCGCGACTCTATTCCCGGCATCTTGATGTTTGCGGTTATTGTAGTAGGATTGGCATTAACGCTGCTTTTCTTCACCAAATTCATGACCAAAGAAGGCATCATAGGCGTCAACGACAAATATTTCCTAATCTTCACCGCCACCATGGCAGCCGCCATCTTCTTCGTGCTGCTAAGCGCCCTACAGAAACCCCTAGCATTTACAGCCGACGTCAGCGCAACAACCATGGTGCTAGGAATCTTTGGTACCCTTCTGCTAACTTTGCCCGTGTTATTCATTGACACTTCGCCCAAACAGACCACTTCCTTTGCGGAAGTCAAAGAAAAAGCTGAGAAACTCAAAGCTGACCTAGACAAATTTGCAGCTCAACTTAACGTCGTAAAAGACGCCTTGCCCGTTGTGGTAGCTGGGCCTGAAGGTAAAGCGCTTCGAATTCAAGATTCCTTAAATGAGATACTCAAAAACATTGAACTCCGCAAATATGACCAAACTGACTTGGACCAGAAACTCAAAGACATCCAAACCCTAAACACAGAAAAAGACACCCTTGAAGCCGAAGTTAACCGTATCCTCACTGAATATCAAATCTCTGCCAACGGCGAATACTCTAATTGGGTCGGCAAACTCCGCACTGAATGTGGCATAAACATCCAAACCAGCTATGTACCCCAAATCCTCAAAGACCAAACCATCGAGCAACGCGTTGAAGCTATCAAAACTGTGCTGGCGGCGGGCCGCTCGGTCACTCGTGAAACCATCGATGTTGTGGCCCCAATTTATGATATTATCCGACCTCTCTATGACCCTAACTTGCCTGAGAAATGCCGCGCAGTTGAATACTCTAATCAGAAGTTGGCAACCAAAGAAGCTCCTTGGTTAGCTATTGATGCCCTCTACTTGGCACTGAACAATTGGCGGCGCCAGTATGGTGCGGACATTCAAACTTCGCTTAGGTACCTCAAGAAGTCCCTTGCGCCAATTGCAGCCCTGAATGGTCAAGCGGATTTGTTGCCTGCAGTTTTTGGGGATGAAACTCCAAAAATCCTTGACTACGCCAAAAAAGCCGAAGGCATGCGGACGCTTACGGCGAAGCGGCTGGAGAAAGAAGAAATTAACATCCTCGATGTGGTCGCCTTCAAAGATGACATCCAAGCCTTCCTCGGCATGGCCAACGATGTGCTGCTGATGCTCTACAAGCAGCTAATCGGTGAGGAGACTGACATTGATGAGTTGGTGCCCACTAAAGATTATCTTTGGGAGAAAAACCAAACTCTGGGCGAACGCCTCAAAAAAGCCACCACCCGTCTCTCCAACCCCAAGGACTACAAGATCAATCAAATCATGGAGAAACTCCCCGAGTACCTCTCATACGTAGATGAAGCCGTGCAGACTCTGTCGGTTTATAGTGAACGTAAAGAGTTCCTGCTAAACTACCCGCTTGCTGAAGCAGCCATACAACAACAGCTCCAAACCAAACAGCAACTAACCCCCAAAGACTTGCCTTTTAACCCGCAATTCGCAGGCGAATACCTACGTCTCTACTACACACAACGATATGGAGAATATGCGTTTGATAAGGACACGCAGGTGTTAACCCGCAGGCTCTCCCCCATTTAGGGATTTACTCCTGAACCCACGGCTTTTTTGAGTTTTTCACGTATAAACAAAGAATTTGGGTTAGATGGGAATCCTTGACCCGTCAAACCCCATTTTAGAAATCCCTAACTCATCCTTGATTTCCCGTAGCTGCGCCGCCGTAAACACGGGACCATCACGGCAAACTCTGTACTTACCAATAACGCAACTACCGCACAGTCCAATCCCGCAGCGCATCAACCTCTCTAGACTCGCTTCTAGGGGAAGTTTGCGGGCTTCGGTGAGTTCAAAGATTTTTTTCACCATGATTTCAGGTCCACAAGTGTAAATCATATCGAAGCGTTCTTTGTTTAGCAGTTCTGCGAGGGGTTCGGTTACGAGGCATTGTAGTCCTGCGGTGCCGTCGTCGGTTGTGGTTACGAGGTTTTTTTCTCTGCAAATCCCGCCAAGTTCGCGGACGAAAAGGAGTTCATTTTTGGTTTTGGCGCCTTCAACAAAGGATAACCTCTCAGTTTTAGCCGCCAACTGCCGTGCAAGGAAGACCAGAGGCGCGGTGCCTGTGCCGCCGCTAACTAAGAGTACTCTGCCGCGGCTTTCCGTGAAACAGTTGCCGAAGGGTCCTCGTATCCCCACGGTTGAGCCTGCTTCCATGTTGTGGAGGTGGCGTGTGGCGTCTCCGACGGCTTTTACTGAAACCGAGACTAACCCGTCTGCTGCTTCAAAGATGCTTAGGGGGATTTCGTCTATGCCGGGTATCCAGAGCATGAGGAACTGGCCGGGTTTGGCTTTGCTGCATAATCGGTCGGTAAACGTGAAGGTTTTAACCGATGGACTTTCGGTTCGGATATTCACAATTTCGGTTGTTCTTAGGGTGTTATTTGCGGTGAGCGAGCCCAACAATGTCTGATACACTCCTGTAATGTTTCTTTCTTAGGTAAACTTCTATGCCCCGAGTTATAGCCTCAAAAACCTCGACGTCTGCAGCTACGGCTGTGCCAATCTGAACCGCAGATGCGCCCGCCAAGAAGAATTCTACGGCATCCTGCCAATCCGATACGCCACCACAGCCGATGATGGGTACCTCATATGCTTCTGCCAAGTCGTATACGCATCGTAACGCGACGGGTTTCATAGCTGGACCCGACAATCCGCCTTTTCGGTTAGCCAGAATCGGCAGTTGCGTTTCTGCGTCAATCGCCATGGCTTTTAGGGTGTTTACGGCGGTTAAGATGTCTGCGCCTGCCTCGATTGCCGCCTGAGCTAACACCGTGATGTCTGCGACGTTGGGGGATAGCTTGACGATGAGGGGTTTGTTGATGGCGGCTTTGGTTTTTTCGACGACTTCACCCAGAAATTTGGGGCTTTGTCCAATTTCAGCGCCAGTCTGCTTGACATGGGGGCAGGAGACGTTGAGTTCGATGGCGTCTGCGCCTGCATCTGCAGCTTTTTTCGCAACTGAGGCGTAGTCTTCTGCGGAATAACCAAAGACACTGACGATAAGCGGTACGCGGAGAATGGTTTTGGAGAACTTGATCTCTTCGGTGTAGACGTCGATGCCTGGGTTGGGAAGACCCATGGCGTTGATTAAGCCTGCTTGGGCTTGGACGATGGTGGGGTTGGGGTAGCCGACTCGGGGTTCGGTGCCGATGGATTTGGTTACGACTGCTCCTGCGCCGCCTTTGGCTACGCGGTTGAGGGATTCTGTAGAGTAGCCTAATACGCCGGATGCGAGTATGGTGGGGTTTTTGAGTTCCAGTCCAGCAAGGCTTGTGCTTAACGGATGGTTTTCCAAATAAATTTCACCGTTGTGTCTAGTTAATGCAATTAATCTGATAAAGCTTCGTTTGCCATGTTTTTGGCTCTTTAAGTTTGTTTTGGCGTGTTTATGTCAATTTTGGTGTGCTGAGAATGTGCCGTGCGTTTTTGTTGAAAAAAGAAAAGTGAGGATAAAGCGGTTAGCTAACGCTTTATTTCTTCTTTTTCCCCTTTTTCGCTGCTTTTTTTGCAGTCTTAGCCACGATAATAACCTCAAACCTATAATTGACTATGAATTGTATTTAAAATTTGCTAACCGCTAAGCAAACTGCCGCAACAAACAAATCGACAATTAAACTGACGCTAACACCAAAATACGCCAAAAAACAAGCGCTAAAAAAGCTACAAATCGCCAATTCAAAGGAAAATGTCACATTTTACACAAAAATGTCAAAAAACTGCTCTACCTAAACAAAACCTCGTCCTGAACATAACTCTTCCCCACACGCAACGCCACCTCCGCCTTCGCCAACTCAACCCCTAAATATCCCGCATGATCCAACCGCGAAACCAACCCACACCGCAAAATCTCCCCCAAAACCGCCTCCGCACTGCCCCCACGAATCACATGCAACGGTTCTGAAGTATCACCCGACGCATAATGCGCCGCAACCAGCATGCCGCCTTGATGGTCCACCAAAACACGGAAAACCCCGCAGGGATCCGACACGAACGGCGCTGTTTCATGTGTCTGGGCTGTAACGGCGTTCTTTACATCCAAACGGAGAGGGCTTTCGCGGTCAATTTTATCTTTTAAGATGAGCAGGTCTAGGCCGAG includes:
- a CDS encoding dihydroorotate dehydrogenase yields the protein MENHPLSTSLAGLELKNPTILASGVLGYSTESLNRVAKGGAGAVVTKSIGTEPRVGYPNPTIVQAQAGLINAMGLPNPGIDVYTEEIKFSKTILRVPLIVSVFGYSAEDYASVAKKAADAGADAIELNVSCPHVKQTGAEIGQSPKFLGEVVEKTKAAINKPLIVKLSPNVADITVLAQAAIEAGADILTAVNTLKAMAIDAETQLPILANRKGGLSGPAMKPVALRCVYDLAEAYEVPIIGCGGVSDWQDAVEFFLAGASAVQIGTAVAADVEVFEAITRGIEVYLRKKHYRSVSDIVGLAHRK
- a CDS encoding dihydroorotate dehydrogenase electron transfer subunit — its product is MGSLTANNTLRTTEIVNIRTESPSVKTFTFTDRLCSKAKPGQFLMLWIPGIDEIPLSIFEAADGLVSVSVKAVGDATRHLHNMEAGSTVGIRGPFGNCFTESRGRVLLVSGGTGTAPLVFLARQLAAKTERLSFVEGAKTKNELLFVRELGGICREKNLVTTTDDGTAGLQCLVTEPLAELLNKERFDMIYTCGPEIMVKKIFELTEARKLPLEASLERLMRCGIGLCGSCVIGKYRVCRDGPVFTAAQLREIKDELGISKMGFDGSRIPI